Proteins from a genomic interval of Oncorhynchus nerka isolate Pitt River linkage group LG13, Oner_Uvic_2.0, whole genome shotgun sequence:
- the LOC115139601 gene encoding small integral membrane protein 8, whose product MASGNDKDAPKEGNFRIPGLRGAKTTTLFRAVNPELFIRPNKPVMAFGLVTITLCVGYLGYLHATKDNDQQLYEAIDSEGEKNMRRKTSKWD is encoded by the exons ATGGCATCTGGAAACGATAAGGATGCCCCGAAAGAAGGGAATTTCAGGATTCCTGGCCTGAGGGGAGCGAAGACCACCACACTTTTCCGAGCTGTTAACCCCGAGCTCTTCATTAGACCA AACAAGCCTGTGATGGCCTTTGGACTTGTAACTATCACCTTGTGTGTGGGCTACCTGGGCTACCTTCACGCCACCAAAGATAACGACCAGCAGCTGTATGAAGCTATTGACAGTGAAGGGGAGAAGAACATGAGGAGGAAAACCTCGAAATGGGACTGA
- the slc35a1 gene encoding CMP-sialic acid transporter, which produces MANEPVSVMFKVYCLSVMTLVAATYTVVLRYTRTVSSTVMYFSTTAVCTTEVIKLFLSLGMLSKETGSFGRLKASIVEHVFWSPKELLKLSVPSVVYAVQNNMAFIALSNLDAAVYQVTYQLKIPCTALCMVLMLNRSLSRLQWFSVFMLCLGVTLVQWKPAEATKVQVEQNPFLGFMAIAVAVLCSGFAGVYFEKVLKSSDTSLWVRNIQMYLSGIVVTLAGVYMTEGAQVMEKGFFYGYTPWVCFVVFLASVGGLYTSVVVKYTDNIMKGFSAAAAIVLSTVASVTLFGLQITATFACGAMLVCVSIYLYGLPKQDTTKLPRADTDKEARQKLITV; this is translated from the exons ATGGCTAACG AGCCAGTGAGTGTGATGTTCAAGGTCTACTGTCTGTCAGTGATGACACTGGTGGCAGCAACTTACACCGTGGTATTACGATACACAAGGACAGTATCATCAACAGTTATGTACTTCTCTACAACAGCCGTCTGCACCACGGAAGTTATTAAATTGTTCTTGAGCCTTGGGATGTTGAGCAA AGAAACTGGCAGCTTTGGCAGGTTAAAAGCGTCCATAGTTGAACATGTATTTTGGAGTCCAAAAGAGCTGCTGAAACTGAGTGTTCCCTCTGTGGTCTATGCAGTTCAGAATAACATGGCCTTTATTGCCTTGAGCAATCTTGATGCAGCTGTGTATCAG GTGACCTATCAATTGAAGATCCCGTGCACAGCCTTGTGCATGGTCCTCATGCTGAACCGCTCTCTCAGCAGGCTGCAGTGGTTCTCAGTCTTTATGCTGTGTTTAGGTGTCACACTGGTCCAGTGGAAACCGGCAGAGGCCACTAAAGTCCAG GTGGAGCAGAACCCATTTTTGGGGTTTATGGCCATTGCTGTGGCTGTGTTGTGCTCCGGGTTTGCAG GTGTGTACTTTGAGAAGGTCCTAAAGAGCTCAGACACATCCCTATGGGTGAGGAACATCCAGATGTACCTGTCTGGCATTGTGGTCACCCTCGCTGGAGTTTACATGACTGAGGGCGCTCAGGTCATGGAGAAAGGCTTCTTCTACGGTTACACACCTTGGGTGTGCTTTGTAGTCT TTTTGGCCAGTGTGGGTGGTTTGTACACATCAGTGGTGGTGAAGTACACAGACAATATCATGAAAGGCTTCTCTGCTGCAGCCGCCATCGTTCTCTCTACTGTGGCATCCGTCACTCTGTTTGGGCTACAGATAA CTGCTACCTTTGCTTGTGGAGCAATGCTGGTGTGTGTCTCCATATACCTTTATGGACTTCCGAAACAAGACACCACCAAGCTTCCAAGAGCAGACACAGACAAGGAGGCCAGGCAGAAACTGATCACTGTTTGA
- the LOC115139598 gene encoding uncharacterized protein LOC115139598 isoform X1, whose amino-acid sequence MRSVVEENVMAQEQMWNVLLNTGSSSKVWASWGSEEQTSLMSSSDLKAAGVLGLDDSLDSADTDNHSECRSSEAASETEASECSMSHNGRPMENGPTGLRPPQTKRGQFLKELKGLHVLDELIMEEKLKIHKLRQAENESLDEKPPQSTGSRSTCKERQAFLFELEREKREMERMEMNLAKEMTKRCQLTKRISRTKKVVKCSIMDRTSKLTNLEVGALCDDLISDHRSLNVKHLPTLPKHTIHLDPNESLVITATFSTIMPVSQDFVQSVNGQYPHADSSISGCGDAVVEVDAPSDSEFMEPRASQPVLTLPQSYSDPSEFIEEVGIQHQESTDEEGLDFRLVYNLQFPQEATLTPEMCPEHGVFDPSWNYNKPPPPPVPKPRKASLPVNDKGLELNISMETMYLTLCPDSDSDPDPRLAPEVMPEFSTHPKPKGRSLKPVKDHSNIHNNKPLTAQQASLCNNPLESREQSSLDNSSVESTLTPVDSAGVQIEIQTEIQPLPEIQPLHPMAHSGFNSEELPRMFAEAISGSCEPSGADEWREVEP is encoded by the exons atgcgcagcgtg GTGGAAGAGAATGTGATGGCACAGGAGCAGATGTGGAATGTTCTTCTGAATACTGGGAGCTCAAGCAAAGTGTGGGCGTCATGGGGCAGCGAGGAGCAGACAAGTTTG ATGTCCTCCAGTGATTTAAAAGCGGCGGGTGTCCTGGGTCTTGATGACAGTCTTGACTCTGCCGACACTGACAACCATAGTGAATGCCGGTCATCAGAGGCAGCCAGTGAAACTGAGGCATCAGAATGTAGCATGAGCCACAATGGAAGGCCAATGGAGAATGGGCCGACGGGGTTGAGGCCCCCTCAAACCAAAAGGGGACAGTTCCTGAAGGAGCTTAAAGGACTGCACGTTCTCGATGAGCTCATCATGGAGGAGAAGCTCAAGATCCACAAGCTCAGACAAGCTGAGAACGAGAGCCTTGATGAAAAGCCCCCTCAATCGACGGGCTCCCGAAGTACGTGCAAGGAGAGGCAGGCGTTTCTATTTGAactagaaagagagaaaagggaaaTGGAGAGGATGGAAATGAACCTAGCTAAAGAGATGACTAAAAGATGTCAACTCACAAAGAGGATAAGCAGAACCAAGAAAGTAGTGAAATGCTCTATAATGGACAGGACTTCTAAACTGACTAACTTGGAGGTTGGTGCTCTCTGCGATGATcttatatcagaccatagaagcCTCAACGTAAAGCACTTGCCAACCCTGCCCAAACACACCATACACCTTGATCCTAATGAATCCCTTGTTATTACTGCAACCTTTTCTACCATAATGCCTGTATCACAAGACTTTGTTCAAAGTGTAAATGGTCAGTATCCACATGCGGACTCTAGTATATCTGGCTGTGGTGATGCCGTGGTAGAAGTAGATGCTCCCAGCGACAGTGAGTTTATGGAGCCCAGAGCATCACAACCAGTCTTAACTCTACCACAAAGCTATTCTGATCCCAGTGAATTTATTGAAGAGGTTGGAATCCAACACCAAGAGAGTACAGATGAGGAAGGCTTAGATTTCAGATTGGTGTACAACTTGCAATTTCCCCAAGAGGCCACCTTGACACCTGAAATGTGCCCAGAACATGGAGTATTTGACCCGAGTTGGAATTAtaacaaaccccccccccccccagtgccTAAACCAAGAAAGGCATCACTTCCTGTGAATGACAAAGGGCTAGAACTCAACATCTCAATGGAAaccatgtatttaaccctctgcccTGATAGTGATTCAGACCCTGACCCCAGACTCGCACCAGAAGTCATGCCAGAGTTCAGCACTCATCCGAAGCCTAAAGGGCGAAGCCTCAAACCTGTGAAGGACCACAGCAATATCCACAACAACAAACCCCTCACAGCTCAACAGGCATCATTATGCAATAACCCTTTGGAGTCCCGTGAGCAGTCCTCTCTTGACAATTCCTCTGTTGAATCAACATTAACACCTGTTGACTCTGCCGGTGTTCAGATAGAAATCCAGACAGAAATCCAACCTCTCCCAGAAATCCAACCTCTCCATCCAATGGCACATTCTGGGTTTAATTCTGAAGAGCTACCTCGTATGTTTGCTGAAGCGATATCTGGGTCATGTGAACCAAGCGGAGCTGATGAGTGGAGAGAAGTAGAGCCCTGA
- the LOC115140434 gene encoding LOW QUALITY PROTEIN: cilia- and flagella-associated protein 206 (The sequence of the model RefSeq protein was modified relative to this genomic sequence to represent the inferred CDS: inserted 2 bases in 2 codons; substituted 3 bases at 3 genomic stop codons) translates to MLELLELCVDKLMDQGSPALDTIKKRAYFDMNYKSRREFLEDHQQTHFTAPAKYWSGFQDEMVLLSSLSNMMVNLQPFVVAXSQLFPDVQLEDILVSEIKNDEKKMKESSGNILTPFEIKTQEXLLPEITAEFDKLPLQYKGICGYTLFKRSDYVFSCNPSIGVLKHREKYYVFSSKEACLRFGSKPDEYIARVAEKAKRSPELIQLLQLPXVTPHSEIQSGERLLVXSSTQVDTYLLXTNIVNSYEWNEWELRRKAIKLVNNLHSKVAHSMQANLIHTRRDNVTQTYLPEDGACQCKRDSKSNAPKPNFPPLNSGI, encoded by the exons ATGTTAGAACTTCTGGAA TTGTGTGTGGACAAGCTCATGGACCAGGGGAGCCCTGCCCTTGACACGATCAAGAAGCGAGCCTACTTTGACATGAATTACAAGTCTCGAC GTGAGTTCCTTGAGGATCACCAGCAG ACCCATTTCACAGCTCCAGCAAAGTATTGGTCAGGTTTTCAGGATGAGATGGTGCTGTTGAGCAGCCTCAGTAACATGATGGTGAACCTGCAGCCCTTCGTGGTTGCTTAGTCCCAGCTCTTCCCTGATGTTCAGTTGGAGGACATACTGGTGTCGGAGATCAAGAACGACGAGAAGAAAATGAAGGAGTCTTCAGGTAA CATATTGACCCCCTTTGAGATCAAAACACAAGAGTAGCTCTTGCCTGAGATAACAGCTGAATTTGACAAATTACCACTGCAATACAAGGGAATTTGTGGTTATACac TATTCAAAAGAAGTGACTATGTTTTTTCATGCAACCCAAGCATAGGAGTCCTGAAACATAGGGAGAAATACTATGTTTTCAGCTCCAAGGAGGCATGTTTAAGATTTGGATCCAAACCAGATGAGTACATAGCCCGTGTGGCAGAGAAAGCAAAGCGGTCCCCTGAGCTTATCCAGCTCCTCCAACTGC GTGTCACTCCACATTCTGAG ATCCAGTCAGGGGAGAGACTGTTGG ACAGCAGCACTCAGGTGGACACTTATTTGTTGTAAACCAACATTGTGAACTCATACGAGTGGAATGAGTGGGAGCTGAggagaaaagcaatcaaattggTCA ACAATCTTCATAGTAAAGTAGCCCACTCAATGCAGGCTAATCTAATTCACACGAGGAGGGATAATGTCACCCAAACCTACCTCCCCGAAGATGGTGCGTGCCAGTGCAAGAGGGATAGCAAGAGCAACGCCCCCAAACCTAATTTTCCACCGCtgaatagtggtatatag
- the LOC115139598 gene encoding uncharacterized protein LOC115139598 isoform X2: protein MTWRTLTRSPSPRTLHHINKTSRAQTPQSAPTTPTNYPIGLETSPHRRSTITDAGDVPNYTAESIPTLPWDTYDFHNPKRDTCERITSSMCNGSHPPLLRRSSEKDRRTNAQRGGRECDGTGADVECSSEYWELKQSVGVMGQRGADKFDVLQ, encoded by the exons ATGACCTGGAGAACTCTTACACGGTCACCATCACCCAGAACCCTTCACCACATCAACAAGACATCAAGAGCCCAAACCCCTCAGAGTGCTCCCACCACACCGACCAATTATCCAATCGGTCTCGAGACCAGCCCACACAGACGGAG CACCATCACAGATGCAGGAGACGTGCCCAACTACACTGCAGAGAGCATTCCCACTCTTCCCTGGGATACGTATGACTTCCATAACCCGAAACGGGACACCTGTGAAAG GATTACAAGCTCCATGTGTAACggatctcatcctcctcttctgaggaggagtagcgagaaggatcggaggaccaatgcgcagcgtg GTGGAAGAGAATGTGATGGCACAGGAGCAGATGTGGAATGTTCTTCTGAATACTGGGAGCTCAAGCAAAGTGTGGGCGTCATGGGGCAGCGAGGAGCAGACAAGTTTG ATGTCCTCCAGTGA